In the Purpureocillium takamizusanense chromosome 5, complete sequence genome, one interval contains:
- the ATG37 gene encoding Autophagy protein 37 (TransMembrane:1 (o231-257i)~COG:U~EggNog:ENOG503P1KH), producing MADSVDRVFVHALNTVKKIPKTGASRPPPSDRLRLYGLYKQAMEGDVDGVMEQPTAGPGLTAEELQRERDKWDAWNSQRGITRTEAKRRYVEALIETMHRYATTSDASELVTELEFVWNQIKHNSSSSTGSSPKAGGSTGALRQFQQPMSGSDGPMRILSPMSEQDEAELRSQRQMDLEDEAEVESARSNRWQRKMERAITKLSAEIAALREQITTGREWKSKKARSYPAWVSWLAWLVLRHLVIDSVILAIVLLWLRKRKDRRLEDLVRVALKIIREYVRNVLPSR from the exons atggccgactcCGTGG ATCGCGTGTTCGTTCACGCCCTCAACACAGTCAAAAAGATACCCAAGACGGGTGCGTCGCGACCGCCTCCATCGGACCGATTACGGCTCTACGGCCTCTACAAGCAGGCAATGGAGGgggacgtcgacggcgtcatggAGCAGCCCACGGCCGGCCCAGGGCTGACGGCGGAAGAGCTGCAGCGAGAACGCGACAAGTGGGACGCGTGGAACTCACAAAGGGGCATCACGCGCACCGAGGCAAAGCGCAGATACGTCGAAGCGCTAATTGAGACGATGCACCGCTATGCGACAACCTC GGATGCCTCGGAACTGGTCACGGAACTCGAATTCGTCTGGAACCAGATCAAGCACAACTCTTCGAGTTCGACGGGCTCATCCCCAAAGGCTGGTGGCTCGACCGGAGCCCTGCGGCAGTTCCAACAGCCCATGAGCGGGAGCGACGGGCCGATGAGGATCCTCAGCCCGATGAGTGAGCAAGACGAGGCCGAACTGCGGTCGCAGCGACAGAtggacctcgaggacgaggccgaagTGGAGAGCGCGCGCAGCAACCGGTGGCAGCGGAAGATGGAGCGTGCCATCACGAAACTCTCCGCCGAGATCGCTGCGCTGCGAGAGCAGATCACGACCGGGCGTGAGTGGAAGTCCAAGAAGGCGCGCAGCTACCCCGCGTGGGtgagctggctggcctggctggtcCTGAGGcacctcgtcatcgacagcGTCATCCTTGCCATCGTCTTGTTGTGGCTCCGCAAGCGAAAGGATAGGCGTCTTGAGGACCTCGTCAGGGTGGCTCTCAAGATTATTCGGGAGTACGTCAGAAACGTGCTCCCGTCCAGGTGA
- a CDS encoding uncharacterized protein (EggNog:ENOG503P5KU~COG:J) — MSVPRARIVELMKAQCQVFATTFNPKGVRMGNKILRQRLKGPAVAAYYPRKTATIRDVKREFGPHLTTWDDAEEDRFEYIEELKERGKSAPKKKKAPPAATHGKKR; from the exons ATGAGCGTCCCTCGCGCACGGATCGTAGAATTGATGAAG GCGCAATGCCAGGTTTTCGCGACGACGTTCAACCCTAAGGGAGTCCGCATGGGCAACAAGATCCTGCGACAGCGATTAAAGggccctgccgtcgccgcataCTACCCGAGGAAGACGGCAACCATCAGGGATGTGAAGCGCGAATTCGGACCCCACCTTACGACCTgggacgacgccgaagaGGACCGGTTCGAGTACATTGAGGA GCTGAAGGAAAGAGGCAAGAGtgcgcccaagaagaagaaggcgccgCCAG CTGCCACGCATGGCAAGAAACGATGA
- a CDS encoding Ribonuclease III (EggNog:ENOG503P4PJ~COG:A) has protein sequence MAKRPASSLEAGEVLSQSDQASSKRPRQDGSELTEDDQPRTIQQSSFESMPGLTDFIPWKSSEISSQLPPLPQVKDPELEKRAFTHPGVPRNGEESYERLEWLGDAYIELAATGLIFKTFAKTSAGRCSQLRELLVRNTTLASYFRQYNMASKAILPPEFHGDRGLGRGRSSDKDLCKTQADMFEAYFGAVVASDPQHGKANALAWIRTLWGQTIKEKIVEYEKQHGASAGAAAAASASASAAAPATPNLKPKDKLRAAIGAKGILLSYLDMPGNKKDKNHGLPLYTIGVYLDGWGETKKLLGTGTALQKKEAGHKAAAQALENKKLMKVYEAKKKAFQEAMAATQENDGSAE, from the coding sequence ATGGCCAAACGTCCAGCCTCGAGCCTGGAGGCCGGAGAGGTCCTCAGTCAGAGCGACCAGGCGAGCAGTAAACGGCCCAGACAAGATGGGTCAGAGCTCACGGAGGATGATCAGCCGCGCACCATCCAGCAAAGCTCGTTCGAGTCGATGCCCGGTCTGACAGACTTTATCCCTTGGAAGTCTTCAGAGATCTCCTCGCAGCTGCCTCCACTGCCGCAGGTCAAGGATCCGGAATTAGAGAAAAGAGCATTCACTCATCCCGGCGTTCCCCGAAACGGTGAGGAAAGCTACGAACGCTTGGAGTGGCTTGGGGACGCGTACATTGAGCTCGCGGCCACCGGCCTCATCTTCAAGACCTTTGCGAAAACGTCTGCCGGCCGCTGCTCCCAgctgcgggagctgctggtgcgcAACACAACGCTCGCCAGCTATTTTCGACAGTACAACATGGCATCAAAAGCGATACTGCCACCTGAATTCCACGGTGACCGTGGCTTGGGACGGGGTAGATCGAGCGACAAGGACCTGTGCAAGACGCAAGCCGACATGTTTGAGGCATACTTTGGCGCTGTGGTTGCGTCGGATCCCCAACACGGAAAGGCGAATGCCCTGGCCTGGATCCGAACGCTCTGGGGCCAGACAATCAAAGAGAAGATTGTAGAGTACGAAAAGCAACATGGCGCAtctgccggcgctgccgcagcagcatcagcttCGGCGTCCGCGGCCGCTCCTGCCACGCCTAACCTCAAGCCCAAAGACAAGCTGAGAGCTGCCATTGGTGCGAAGGGCATCCTGCTCAGCTATCTCGACATGCCGGGAAacaagaaggacaagaaccACGGCCTACCGCTCTACACTATCGGGGTGTACCTCGACGGTTGGGGTGAAACAAAGAAGCTCCTGGGCACCGGCACTGCGCTGCAGAAAAAGGAGGCGGGCCACAAGGCAGCAGCCCAAGCGCTGGAAAACAAGAAGCTGATGAAGGTGTATGaagcgaagaagaaggcgttCCAGGAGGCTATGGCAGCTACGCAGGAAAATGATGGGTCTGCAGAGTAG
- the ATG37 gene encoding Autophagy protein 37, variant 2 (TransMembrane:1 (o231-257i)~COG:U~EggNog:ENOG503P1KH) — protein MPSCIDRVFVHALNTVKKIPKTGASRPPPSDRLRLYGLYKQAMEGDVDGVMEQPTAGPGLTAEELQRERDKWDAWNSQRGITRTEAKRRYVEALIETMHRYATTSDASELVTELEFVWNQIKHNSSSSTGSSPKAGGSTGALRQFQQPMSGSDGPMRILSPMSEQDEAELRSQRQMDLEDEAEVESARSNRWQRKMERAITKLSAEIAALREQITTGREWKSKKARSYPAWVSWLAWLVLRHLVIDSVILAIVLLWLRKRKDRRLEDLVRVALKIIREYVRNVLPSR, from the exons ATGCCGTCTTGCATAGATCGCGTGTTCGTTCACGCCCTCAACACAGTCAAAAAGATACCCAAGACGGGTGCGTCGCGACCGCCTCCATCGGACCGATTACGGCTCTACGGCCTCTACAAGCAGGCAATGGAGGgggacgtcgacggcgtcatggAGCAGCCCACGGCCGGCCCAGGGCTGACGGCGGAAGAGCTGCAGCGAGAACGCGACAAGTGGGACGCGTGGAACTCACAAAGGGGCATCACGCGCACCGAGGCAAAGCGCAGATACGTCGAAGCGCTAATTGAGACGATGCACCGCTATGCGACAACCTC GGATGCCTCGGAACTGGTCACGGAACTCGAATTCGTCTGGAACCAGATCAAGCACAACTCTTCGAGTTCGACGGGCTCATCCCCAAAGGCTGGTGGCTCGACCGGAGCCCTGCGGCAGTTCCAACAGCCCATGAGCGGGAGCGACGGGCCGATGAGGATCCTCAGCCCGATGAGTGAGCAAGACGAGGCCGAACTGCGGTCGCAGCGACAGAtggacctcgaggacgaggccgaagTGGAGAGCGCGCGCAGCAACCGGTGGCAGCGGAAGATGGAGCGTGCCATCACGAAACTCTCCGCCGAGATCGCTGCGCTGCGAGAGCAGATCACGACCGGGCGTGAGTGGAAGTCCAAGAAGGCGCGCAGCTACCCCGCGTGGGtgagctggctggcctggctggtcCTGAGGcacctcgtcatcgacagcGTCATCCTTGCCATCGTCTTGTTGTGGCTCCGCAAGCGAAAGGATAGGCGTCTTGAGGACCTCGTCAGGGTGGCTCTCAAGATTATTCGGGAGTACGTCAGAAACGTGCTCCCGTCCAGGTGA